The genomic stretch CTGAAAAGCGACTTCATAAATCTCGCACAGAGTATCATGAAACCCCCAGCCCATGTCTGAAGTGTCTCTGACAATTTTCAAGCAGCGTTTTTGAAAAGCATCTTTTTGTCCGTGTTTGACAATTTCTTGAACTGTTTTCTCATACATGGTTTCCATACTGATGTAGAATGGCTCGTCAATATCGCCATAGGCATCGGTGAATCTCACTCCTTGCTCTACATAAAACAGCATGATATCGATTAAGCTCACAATAGTTTTGTTGACTTTTTTGTAATCGGTAATAGCTTTTTTAGCTACTGACAATCTAGCTCTGCCTAAGCCACGAGCGGGAAAAAACTCGTCTTCAATAATCTTTTTGTATTTAGCTGCGACCTGTTTTTCGTCTTGGGGATAGAGTTGAATCTGGTAATAGTCTTTTACAGGTTGAAATCTTTTGTAGAGTTCGGCAATATCGGCAATTAATTCTGTTTGAGAACGAGTCTTCAAGTGTTTTTTGAGAATTGTCAGGTTAATTTTTGGCTGGTTCATGTTACTCGATTAACTAGCTCTTTTGGCTTTAGGAGAAAATTAAGTAAATCTAGTAAACAAATCTAGCGCGATCGTAATAGGGTTGCGATCGCTCATAATATAGAAACAAAGACTACAACATAAGCAAAATACTTTAATGGAGATTGTTACCAATAGATTTTTGCTGCGAGACTTTGATAAAAAAGATGAAGCGGCATATTTTGCCTATCGTGTCGAACCAAAATATGCTGAGTTTTGCGCCCCCGAAGAAACAGAACCTAGTTATACACGCAAATTGCTCGAACTTTTCGCTCAATGGGCAGCCGTAAGTTCCCGTTGCAACTATCAGCTTGCCATTGTCGCTCGCCGAAACCAAAAATTAATTGGTTGTTGTGGGTTACGTCGCGAGAATTACGATTCAGAGAAAGCGGAAATAGGTATCGAACTCGCACCGCAGTTTTGGAGTCGTTATGCTTATGCCATAGAAGTCGGCAAAGCTTTAATCGAATTTGGTTTTGACGCTCTGGGTTTAACAGAGATTAGAGGTATTTCCGTCAGTGCAAATCGACGGGTTGCACGTTTGGCAAAGCGATACGGTTTTAGAGAAATTGGCGCACGTCCAAGCCCAGATTGGATGCGCGCTCGCGGATGGAGTAGAATTGAATGGCAACTTACCCGAGAAGCTTGGGAAAGTCTATTAGTAAGCTAAGGTCTACATTTATTTGCCAAAAACAATGTTTTCAAAAATCCGTTCGACCCCAGAATAAAAACCGTGTATGTCTAGTGCGATGGCTTTAGCCAAAATTTTTTGGTAGTCAGTATCAGTAGTATTTTGTAACTGATGAGTATTCTTATTAATCTCAGCCAAGCAAATTTTAAGCTCGGCAAGTTCTTGTGTTAGCTCTTATTGGAGTTGTTGGGGAATCAAAGTTCGACACCCTTTAGTGCGATCGCGTTAAGAATATGAGGCTTGGCATCGTTAACGTCAACTAGATCGATGGGAGGAAAATCATAGCCGCTTTCCAATATTATGTTGTCTAAAGCGCATCCAGCTTTCCAGTAGAGATCGCTTGATAATCCCCAAACGGCGAGGTCAATATCAGAGTCTTCAAAAATCGATTCGACATCGAGCATTGAACCAAACAACACTACTCTGCTAACACCGAATTGCTGTTTAAGAAGCTTGGCGCACTGACGAGCAATTTCTATGCCCTTTTGCTGTCTAACTTTCATCCGAGCTATAAACTGAGGTCGTTCGGCTCTAGCTTTTAAAACTCGCTCGACAATTTGTTGTTCGGTTGTGGGGTCTAAAATACTCATGACTATGAACGGGCAGTCGCTTAATTATCTTTATTATCGCTTTTATCGCAGAGCAATTGTCCATAGTTTACTTTTGACAGAGAGCGATCCGTAGGCTAACAGCGCGTACGCGCATACGCTGCGGTAGCAGCTTTGAGGCGGTAGCCTTTGTGAGCGTAATCGCGCTTTTGGCTTTAATGCAATCGCCATTTTTCTAATTTAGTAGAAAATCGTTGAAAGCATTGAAATGGTGGAGATGTGAGTTTACACATCTCAAGCTGTGAGATCCCACACGTTGAGGTGCTGGATACTAAACTCTGAT from Myxosarcina sp. GI1 encodes the following:
- a CDS encoding DUF6155 family protein, whose translation is MNQPKINLTILKKHLKTRSQTELIADIAELYKRFQPVKDYYQIQLYPQDEKQVAAKYKKIIEDEFFPARGLGRARLSVAKKAITDYKKVNKTIVSLIDIMLFYVEQGVRFTDAYGDIDEPFYISMETMYEKTVQEIVKHGQKDAFQKRCLKIVRDTSDMGWGFHDTLCEIYEVAFQ
- a CDS encoding GNAT family N-acetyltransferase; this encodes MEIVTNRFLLRDFDKKDEAAYFAYRVEPKYAEFCAPEETEPSYTRKLLELFAQWAAVSSRCNYQLAIVARRNQKLIGCCGLRRENYDSEKAEIGIELAPQFWSRYAYAIEVGKALIEFGFDALGLTEIRGISVSANRRVARLAKRYGFREIGARPSPDWMRARGWSRIEWQLTREAWESLLVS
- a CDS encoding nucleotidyltransferase family protein; this translates as MSILDPTTEQQIVERVLKARAERPQFIARMKVRQQKGIEIARQCAKLLKQQFGVSRVVLFGSMLDVESIFEDSDIDLAVWGLSSDLYWKAGCALDNIILESGYDFPPIDLVDVNDAKPHILNAIALKGVEL